A single region of the Streptomyces caelestis genome encodes:
- a CDS encoding benzaldehyde dehydrogenase: MPLLDTRTWQSQTLTGPGYTVTEPATGQALGSLALATPEDVGAAAGRAAAAQREWARAPHFARAAVLRRAGDLFTAHATELREWLVRESGSVPGKADFELHVAAQECYEAAALASRPAGQVLPSEAPRLSYTRRVPAGVVGVISPFNAPLILSIRSVAPALALGNAVVLKPDPRTAVCGGLSLAAVFAAAGLPQDLLHVLPGGPDAGQALVADPRVPVISFTGSTPAGRAVGEAAGRHLKRAHLELGGNSAMIVLPDADLDAVISTAAWGSFFHQGQICMTTGRHLVHASLYDEYVERLAAKADSLAVGDPYREQVHLGPIIDSGQLAKISGLVESSKAAGAKLAAGGTHDRLFYRPTVLAHVDDHTPAYAEEVFGPVAPVRSFTTADEAAALAAQSPFGLSLGIITRDTARGLDLAERIPTGIVHINDQTVNDEAVAPFGGVAASGTGARFGGEANLEAFTELRWTTVRGDVAPYPF; this comes from the coding sequence ATGCCGTTGCTCGACACCAGGACCTGGCAGTCCCAGACCCTGACGGGGCCCGGGTACACCGTCACCGAGCCCGCCACCGGCCAAGCCCTCGGCAGCCTCGCCCTCGCCACCCCCGAGGACGTCGGCGCCGCCGCCGGGAGGGCCGCCGCCGCCCAGCGCGAGTGGGCCCGCGCCCCGCACTTCGCCCGGGCCGCCGTGCTCCGCAGGGCCGGCGACCTGTTCACGGCCCACGCCACCGAACTGCGCGAGTGGCTCGTCCGCGAATCCGGATCCGTCCCCGGCAAGGCCGACTTCGAACTGCACGTCGCCGCCCAGGAATGCTACGAGGCCGCCGCGCTCGCCTCCCGCCCGGCCGGCCAGGTCCTGCCCAGCGAGGCGCCGCGCCTGTCGTACACGCGCCGCGTCCCGGCCGGTGTGGTGGGCGTGATCTCCCCGTTCAACGCCCCGCTGATCCTGTCCATCCGCTCCGTCGCACCGGCTCTGGCCCTCGGCAACGCGGTCGTCCTGAAGCCCGACCCGCGCACCGCCGTGTGCGGAGGGCTGTCCCTCGCCGCGGTCTTCGCCGCCGCGGGCCTGCCTCAGGACCTGCTGCACGTGCTCCCCGGCGGCCCCGACGCCGGACAGGCCCTGGTCGCCGACCCGCGCGTGCCGGTCATCTCCTTCACCGGCTCCACCCCCGCCGGGCGGGCCGTGGGCGAGGCCGCCGGCCGCCACCTCAAGCGGGCCCACCTGGAACTCGGCGGCAACTCGGCCATGATCGTGCTGCCCGACGCCGACCTCGACGCGGTGATCTCCACCGCCGCCTGGGGCTCGTTCTTCCACCAGGGCCAGATCTGCATGACGACCGGACGCCACCTCGTGCACGCGTCCCTGTACGACGAGTACGTCGAGCGGCTCGCCGCCAAGGCGGACTCACTCGCCGTCGGCGACCCGTACCGCGAACAGGTCCACCTCGGCCCGATCATCGACTCGGGCCAACTGGCCAAGATCAGCGGCCTGGTCGAGTCCAGCAAGGCCGCGGGCGCCAAGCTCGCCGCGGGCGGCACCCACGACCGGCTCTTCTACCGGCCCACGGTCCTCGCCCACGTCGACGACCACACCCCGGCGTACGCGGAGGAGGTCTTCGGCCCCGTCGCGCCCGTACGCTCCTTCACCACCGCCGACGAGGCGGCGGCCCTGGCCGCACAGAGCCCCTTCGGACTCTCCCTGGGCATCATCACCCGCGACACGGCCCGCGGCCTGGACCTCGCCGAGCGCATACCGACCGGCATCGTCCACATCAACGACCAGACCGTCAACGACGAGGCCGTGGCGCCCTTCGGTGGAGTGGCCGCCTCCGGCACCGGCGCCCGCTTCGGCGGCGAGGCCAACCTGGAGGCCTTCACCGAACTGCGCTGGACGACGGTACGCGGAGACGTGGCTCCGTACCCGTTCTAG
- the trxA gene encoding thioredoxin, whose protein sequence is MSSTVELTKENFDQTVTDNEFVLIDFWASWCGPCKQFAPVYEKAAEENPDLVFGKVDTEAQPELAAAFGIQSIPTLMIVRDQVAVFAQPGALPEAALTDVIGQARNLDMDEVRKAVAEQQAQESQQAG, encoded by the coding sequence ATGAGCAGCACCGTGGAGCTCACCAAGGAGAACTTCGACCAGACGGTCACGGACAACGAGTTCGTCCTGATCGACTTCTGGGCGTCCTGGTGCGGGCCGTGCAAGCAGTTCGCGCCGGTCTACGAGAAGGCGGCGGAGGAGAACCCGGACCTCGTGTTCGGCAAGGTGGACACCGAGGCGCAGCCGGAGCTGGCCGCGGCCTTCGGTATCCAGTCGATTCCCACGCTGATGATCGTCCGTGACCAGGTCGCCGTGTTCGCCCAGCCGGGCGCCCTGCCCGAGGCCGCCCTGACGGACGTCATCGGGCAGGCCCGGAACCTCGACATGGACGAGGTCCGCAAGGCGGTCGCCGAGCAGCAGGCCCAGGAGAGCCAGCAGGCCGGCTAG
- a CDS encoding dihydrolipoyl dehydrogenase family protein → MTETETNAYDVVVLGAGPVGENVADRTRAAGLTTAVVESELVGGECSYWACMPSKALLRPVIARADARRVPGLSQSVQGPLDAPAVLAHRDYYTSNWKDDGQVGWLDSIGADLYRGHGRLTGPRTVTVTGPDGGERVLTARHAVAVCTGSRAALPGLPGLDEVRPWTSREATSAKNVPGRLVVVGGGVVAAEMATVWQALGSKVTMLVRGKGLLARMEPFAGELVAEALTEAGADVRTGTSVESVTRENGSVVAVTDNGDRVEADEILFATGRAPRTDDLGLETIGLEPGTWLDVDDSLRVTGHDWLYAVGDVNQRALLTHQGKYQARIAGAAIAARAGGETLLAEPWGAHAATADHAAVPQVVFTDPEAAAVGLSLAEAEQAGHRVKAVDVDLSTVAGAGLYADGYKGRARMVVDLEDEILRGVTLVGPGVSELIHSATIAVAGQVPVGRLWHAVPSYPTISEVWLRLLEAYRDA, encoded by the coding sequence ATGACGGAAACGGAAACCAACGCGTACGACGTCGTGGTGCTCGGGGCCGGGCCCGTGGGGGAGAACGTCGCCGACCGCACCCGCGCGGCCGGTCTGACCACCGCGGTCGTGGAGAGCGAACTGGTCGGCGGCGAGTGCTCGTACTGGGCGTGCATGCCCAGCAAGGCCCTGCTGCGGCCGGTCATCGCCCGCGCGGACGCCCGCCGCGTGCCGGGCCTGAGCCAGTCGGTGCAGGGCCCCCTCGACGCCCCCGCGGTCCTCGCCCACCGGGACTACTACACCTCGAACTGGAAGGACGACGGGCAGGTCGGATGGCTCGACAGCATCGGCGCCGACCTGTACCGCGGACACGGCCGCCTCACCGGCCCGCGCACGGTGACGGTCACCGGCCCGGACGGTGGTGAACGCGTCCTGACCGCTCGGCACGCCGTCGCCGTCTGCACCGGCAGCCGCGCCGCCCTGCCCGGGCTGCCCGGGCTCGACGAGGTCCGGCCGTGGACCAGCCGGGAGGCCACCAGCGCCAAGAACGTGCCCGGCCGCCTGGTCGTCGTCGGCGGCGGTGTCGTCGCCGCCGAGATGGCCACCGTCTGGCAGGCCCTCGGCTCGAAGGTCACCATGCTGGTGCGCGGCAAGGGCCTGCTCGCCCGGATGGAGCCCTTCGCCGGAGAACTCGTCGCCGAGGCGCTCACCGAGGCCGGCGCCGACGTCCGCACCGGCACGTCGGTGGAATCGGTGACCCGCGAGAACGGCAGCGTGGTCGCCGTCACGGACAACGGCGACCGCGTCGAGGCCGACGAGATCCTCTTCGCGACCGGCCGCGCACCCCGAACCGACGACCTCGGCCTGGAGACGATCGGCCTGGAACCCGGCACCTGGCTCGACGTCGACGACAGCCTCCGCGTCACCGGCCATGACTGGCTCTACGCGGTCGGCGACGTCAACCAGCGCGCCCTCCTCACCCACCAGGGCAAGTACCAGGCCCGCATCGCGGGCGCGGCCATCGCCGCGCGGGCCGGCGGCGAGACCCTCCTCGCCGAGCCGTGGGGCGCCCATGCCGCGACCGCCGACCACGCCGCCGTCCCCCAGGTCGTCTTCACCGACCCGGAGGCGGCGGCCGTCGGCCTGTCACTCGCCGAGGCCGAGCAGGCAGGGCACCGGGTGAAGGCCGTCGACGTGGACCTGTCCACCGTCGCGGGCGCGGGCCTGTACGCCGACGGCTACAAGGGCCGCGCCCGCATGGTCGTGGACCTCGAGGACGAGATCCTGCGCGGGGTGACCCTCGTCGGCCCCGGCGTCAGCGAGCTCATCCACTCCGCCACGATCGCCGTCGCCGGTCAGGTCCCCGTCGGCCGCCTGTGGCACGCCGTCCCCTCGTACCCGACGATCAGCGAGGTGTGGCTGCGGCTGCTGGAGGCCTACCGCGACGCCTGA
- a CDS encoding ABC-F family ATP-binding cassette domain-containing protein produces the protein MITVRDVDVRVGARLLLSGVSFHVSPGDRIGLVGRNGAGKTTLLHTLAGALRPAAGTVARTGDVGHLPQESRAADQSVTVTDRILSARGLDHAVRALRRAEAAMADGTERSMNAYVRAEAEFQARGGYAAEAEAARVAGGVGLPAGLMDRPLSALSGGQRRRVELARILFAGHGTLLLDEPTNHLDSDSVAWLRGFLSGHQGGLVMISHDTSLLAGTVNRVFHLDPGRAALDVHNTGWDEYLAQRDADERRRARERANAERKAAALHAQADKMRARVATAVAARNMARRADRMLADLEPARRAEKTARIRLPEPAPCGRIPLGAVSLTRSYGGQQVLRGVDLAVDRGSRLVVLGPNGAGKTTLLRILAGQDTPDGGRVVHGHGLRLGYFAQEHDTLDPELTVREHLAGAAPHLADGEVRQVLGSFLFSGDDAGKRVGVLSGGEKTRLALAGLVHSGANVLLLDEPTNHLDPASRAEVLAAVGRYPGAIVMVTHDEGAVDALRPDQVLLLPEAEEDLWSDEYRELVVPAHA, from the coding sequence ATGATCACCGTTCGTGACGTCGACGTGCGCGTGGGCGCGCGTCTGCTGCTGTCCGGCGTCTCCTTCCACGTCTCCCCCGGCGACCGCATCGGCCTGGTCGGCCGCAACGGCGCGGGAAAAACGACCCTGTTGCACACCCTGGCGGGTGCCTTGCGGCCCGCCGCCGGGACCGTCGCCCGCACCGGTGACGTCGGCCATCTCCCGCAGGAGTCGCGCGCGGCCGACCAGTCGGTCACCGTCACCGACCGGATCCTGTCCGCGCGCGGCCTGGACCACGCCGTACGGGCGCTGCGCCGCGCCGAGGCCGCGATGGCCGACGGAACGGAGCGGTCGATGAACGCCTACGTACGGGCGGAGGCCGAGTTCCAGGCGCGCGGCGGATACGCGGCCGAGGCGGAGGCCGCCCGGGTCGCCGGCGGGGTCGGACTGCCGGCGGGGCTGATGGACCGGCCGCTGAGCGCCCTGTCGGGTGGTCAGCGACGGCGCGTCGAGCTGGCCCGCATCCTGTTCGCCGGGCACGGCACGCTGCTGCTGGACGAGCCGACGAACCATCTGGACTCGGACTCGGTCGCCTGGCTGCGCGGGTTCCTCTCCGGCCACCAGGGCGGACTCGTGATGATCAGCCACGACACGTCCCTGCTGGCCGGCACCGTGAACCGGGTGTTCCACCTGGACCCGGGACGGGCCGCGCTCGATGTCCACAACACCGGCTGGGACGAGTATCTGGCCCAGCGGGACGCCGACGAGCGGCGACGGGCCCGCGAGCGGGCGAACGCCGAGCGCAAGGCGGCGGCGTTGCACGCCCAGGCCGACAAGATGCGGGCCCGGGTCGCGACCGCGGTGGCCGCGCGGAACATGGCCCGCCGCGCCGACCGGATGCTCGCGGACCTCGAACCGGCCCGGCGCGCCGAGAAGACGGCCAGGATCCGGCTGCCCGAGCCGGCGCCCTGTGGCCGGATCCCGCTCGGCGCGGTCAGCCTGACCAGGTCGTACGGCGGTCAGCAGGTCCTGCGGGGCGTCGACCTCGCCGTCGACCGGGGCAGCCGCCTGGTGGTGCTCGGGCCCAACGGCGCTGGAAAGACAACCCTGTTGCGGATCCTCGCCGGGCAGGACACGCCGGACGGCGGCCGGGTGGTCCACGGGCACGGGCTGCGCCTCGGCTACTTCGCCCAGGAACACGACACGCTGGACCCGGAACTGACGGTGCGTGAGCATCTGGCAGGTGCCGCCCCGCACCTCGCCGACGGCGAAGTCCGCCAGGTCCTGGGCTCGTTCCTGTTCTCCGGCGACGACGCCGGCAAGCGCGTCGGTGTCCTCTCCGGCGGCGAGAAGACCCGGCTCGCCCTGGCGGGCCTGGTGCACTCGGGCGCGAACGTGCTGCTCCTCGACGAGCCCACCAACCACCTCGATCCGGCCTCCCGTGCCGAGGTTCTGGCCGCGGTGGGCAGGTACCCGGGCGCGATCGTCATGGTCACGCACGACGAGGGCGCCGTCGACGCGTTGCGGCCGGACCAGGTGCTGCTGCTGCCGGAGGCGGAGGAGGACCTGTGGAGCGACGAGTACCGGGAGCTGGTGGTGCCCGCGCACGCCTGA